The Prosthecobacter fusiformis sequence AATTGCAGGAGGAATATCGCGGCAATCCCGACATCCATTTCGTCTCCTTCACCCTGGATCCCGAAGACACTCCGGAAATGATGAAACTCTTCGCCAGTGGCATTGATGTGAAGGACACCGATCCCTGGTGGTTCGTGCAGGGGGACAAGGAAGAAGTCCGCCGTTACATGACCCAATACCTCAAGTTCCGCCCCGTGCAGGACCTTCCTGAAAAAGACCGCCTCTCACCGGCAGACAAATACATCCACGACCTCCGCGTCGCCCTGGTGGATCACAAAGGCCACCTTCGCGGAACCCTCTACGACCTCATGAACGCGGACCCCCAGTTCGCCGAACATTTCGACGCCCAGCTCCGCAAGGACCTGGATTTCATCCTCAAGGAAAAGCAAAAGGAAGTCAAAGAGGCTCTTTAATCTCCACATCGCCGCTCCCCAAATGACTGTTTACGACCTGCCTAAGCTGTACACCATTTTTAACGCCTGCGCCCTGCTGCATATCATCCTCGGCCTGGTGCTGATCAAGATGAGTCGGCAAAAAGGCCATATCGTTTGCATGACGATTGCGCTGCTTTTCTCCACCGCATTTTTGGGCTGCTATCTGTATTATCATTACACAGTCGGGCATGTGCAGTTTGCCGGCACAGGGCTCTCCCGGCCCATTTATTTCACTATCCTATTCACCCACATCCCGCTCGCAGTGGTGAATGTAGTGCTCATCATCATGACCGTCATTCCGGCCCTTCGCCGACGTTTTGATAAACATAGGCGAATGGCCAAATATTCTGTTCCTATCTGGTTGTATGTCTCCGTCACCGGCATCATCATCTATCTGATGTGCTATGTCTGGTATGGCCCGCCGATCCGGTCATAACGGCAGAGGGTATTCATATACAGATAATATCCCTTGCGCCACCCGATGTCGCACGCTGGACTCAAGGGGTATGGCCCAAAACCTTGATGCCCTCCGTCTGGCACTGCAACATTCCCCCGACAATGTGCCTTTGCTGCTCCTGTATGCAGCAGGCTGCATGGAAGAAATGATGCATGATGAAGCGGAGCAGGCCTATACCACCGCCCTGAAAAGTGATGCCTCCCATCCTGAAGCCCGGGCAGGCCTGGCCCAGGTGGCCTTTCTCCAAGGCCGTCTCTCTGAGGCTGCGGTGCGTGCCGAACAGCTCATCTCTGAAAAGCCCGACTACGCTCCTGGTTACCTCCTGCTGGCACGCATCCTGGTGACGGAGGGAGACATGAGCCGGGCACGGAGCCTCTACGACAAGGCCCTGTCCTTGAACAAATCACTCTCCGATCCCGGCCTGGAAAAAGCCCTTCAAAACATCAAGCCGAACGACGATGAAACCGGCGGTCGCAAACGCGCCGGGGTAACCTCCAATGGCAGTTTCATCGAAGCACCTGAAGAACAAGAAGATGATGACGGCCATCCTCGCGGTGGTGCCGCCTTCGACCTTGGTCTGGCCGACTTTGAAAAGCCCAAGCTGAACTTCTCCAACGTCGGCGGCATGGATGCATTGAAGGAGGAGATCCGCATGAAGATCATCTATCCGCTGCAACATGCGGACCTGTTCAAAGCCTATGATAAAAAGGTCGGCGGCGGTGTGCTTCTATACGGCCCGCCTGGAGTCGGCAAGACCCTCATCAGCAAAGCCACCGCAGGTGAGATCAAAGCGAACTTCATCGCCCTGGGACTGCATCAGATCCTGGACATGTGGATCGGTAACTCGGAGAAGAATATGCACGAGGTCTTCGAACTGGCCCGGCAGAACGCCCCCTGCGTCCTGTTCTTTGACGAGGTGGACGCCCTGGCTGCTGACCGTCGTGATCTGAGGCAAAGCGCAGGCCGCAACTTGATCAACCAGTTCCTCTCCGAGATGGATGGTGCGGAGTCCCAGAACGACGGTGTGCTTATCCTCGGTGCGACGAATGCCCCCTGGCATATTGACCCGGCCTTCCGCCGTCCGGGACGCTTCGACAGAACTCTCTTTGTGCCGCCACCGGATGAAGCCGGACGTGCTGCCATCATTGATGTAATGGCGCAAAAGAAACCCATCGGTGAGCTGGACCCTCGTGCCCTGGCCAAGAAGACACCGGACTTCTCAGGGGCTGATTTGAAGGCCGTCTTCGACATCGCCACCGAGGATGTTCTGACCGAGGCCATGCGCAATGGCAAAGTCGTACCCCTGACCACCAAGGATCTGATCAAAGCCGCAGGCCGCCATAAACCGACCACCAAGGCCTGGTTTGAGAGCGCCAAAAACTACGCCATGTATTCCAACCAGAGCGGCTTCTATGATGACGTGCTGAAGTACCTGGGTCTGATCAAACGCTAAGCACCATGTCCGATTCCGACTTCTCCAGCGCCAGCACCCACTTTGCCCGTGGCCGTCTTTTGCAAACGCAGCACCGGCTTCAGGATGCCATTCAGAGTTATAAACAGGCGCTGGAACTGGACCCTGAACACACTCCCAGTTATGTCATGCTGGCTCTATGCTGGCTAAATGATGAGAGTACTTCCGCCAATGCCGTGGATGCCGCCGAGCGTGCTGTCGGGCTGGAACCTGAGGATGCCTTTGCGCGGGGAGTACTGGCCCTTACCCTCAATGCCAAGGCCAAGGACGGCCAGACGGCGATGATCAAAGATGCACTGAAGCATGCTGAAGAAGCCGTGGGGCTTGACCCTGACAGCGACTTTGCTCATGCCGTCACAGGCCGCTTGCACCTGCGCCTGCGTGACTATGCCAAGGCGGAAGAGTCTGCCCGCAAAGCCCTGGAACTGGATACCGAGAGCACCATGGCTGCCGAAGTCCTGTCCGCCGCGCTGCTGATGCAGAAGAAAGATGGAGACCACAAGAGCCTCATCGAATACCAACTCCAGCGCGATCCCAATGATGACAGCGCCCACACCAGTGCAGGCTGGCAGGCTTTGGCGGAGGGAGATCACAAGCGCGCCAACCATCACTTCATGGAGGCCCTGCGCCTGAGCCCTAACAGCGAAAGCGCACGTGTAGGGCTAGTGGAATCCTTTCGCGCCCGCTCTGCCATCTACCGCCTGCAACTGCGCTTCTCTCATTGGATGAGCCAGTTCACGGAAGGGCGGCAGAACATGATCATGATCGGCGGCTTCGTGGCTTATAGGGTCGTCAGCACTTTGCTCAAGGGAGTATCACCGCTGTTGAGTTCACTGGTCATTGGTGCCTGGCTGGTCTTTGCCTTATGGTCACATCTGGCCCGGGGTTTCGGCTCCTTCTTCATTGTCTTGGACCGCTTTGCCAGGCAGGCGCTGCGGCCCCGTGAGTATTGGGAAGGCGTGGTGGTTGGAGGACTTATCTTTGCCTCACTCGGCAGTGTCATCATTGGTTATGCCTTAGGCGTGGCTGAGAGCGGATACGCAGCCCTGGTCTTCCTGCTGGCTGCTGTGGCGAATGCGGCGGCCTTCACGAACAACCATCACCTGGGCCGCCATGTCTATGCCGTTGCGGCAGGCATAGCAGGCTTCGGAGCACTCTATGTTGGCACAGCCATCTTCAGCGGCATCAATCTCCCCTTTGCAGCGGAGCTTGGCGTCGTTGCCTTATTGACCGGGGTGGTGATTAGCTGGTTGAGACCCTTTAGGGTGTTGTATGCATAAAATGCCTAACTATGAGTTGAACAAATTCAAAGCTTCATGAGATAGGCGAAGAAGTCCTTGAGGTCGGCATCAGTCATGCCGGTGGTGAGGGCTTCGGGCATGAGGGAGATGGGGGAGGCTTCGAGTTTTTCGATCTCGGCCTGCTTAACGGGTATTTTGTTACCAGCGATGTCCTTCAACACGATGCCGCTGGCGTCCTGGGCATCCATGATGCCGGTGAGCATCTGGCCGTTCTTGAGCTTGACGATGTAGTTGCCAAAACCTTCGCGAATTTCGAGGCTGGGGTTGAAGATGTTGTCGAGCCAGAAGTCGGCATTGGTGCGGTCATAACCGGTCAGCTCGGGGCCGATGATGTTACCCTCACCAAAGAGCTTATGGCAGATGGCGCAGCGGCCGGCGAACTGGAGCTTGCCTTTGTCCGCATCGCCCAGGCCTGTTTTGATGACGGCCTTGATGCGGGCCATCTCCTGGCTCTTGGCTTCAGTGGGACCGGTGACGAGCAGGCCTTTCCAATGATTCTCAATGGCGGCATCAATCTCAGGATCCTTGTAGAGACTGAGCTGGCGCACTGTATCAATGCTGAAGTGCTTGGCGGGAACCTTCCATTCATTGACGAAGGAGACTAACAGCAGCGCCCACTCTTTGCGCCCGGCAAGCACACGCAGGGCATCTTCACGAAGAGCCTTATCTCCGGCGATGTATGTCTCATAGCCAGTGAGGAGAGTTTCCGGCAGGCGCTTGTCATCATACTTGGCGGCAGCCTGTAGAATGCCACGTTTGAGGCTAGGGGTATTCGCCTTGTTTTTCAGGATGGCGACCATGGGCGCGATGGCATCCGGTTTGCCTAGCTCGGCCAGGGTTTTGGCAATGGCGATGCGCTGGGCATTCGAGGCCTTGGCATCTCCAAGAACTTTGAGGCTTTGCTTCAGAGCTTCCTTGCTGCCGGTCCGAAGAGCCAGCGTGAGGTCACCACCCGATTGTTTAAGCAGATAATCCTTCAGAGCATTGGACAGAGTATCCGGCAGAGGTGGCATTTCGGCTCCTTCAAAAGCGGCAGCAATGCCGGCGATGACGTTGGCTCGGGTATCCGCATCGGTGGCGAGGGAGAGAAGATCTGCACAGGACTCGAAGTTTTCTGTGCCGCCCGCCGTGGCATAACGTTGGGCGAGTTTGCGGGCCAGGTGATCACGGAAGACAGTGGTCTTGAGGAACGCCGGGTCGGATTTAAAGAATGCGAATACGGAGGCCCGCTCTTTCTCCGCTTTGGATTCGAGCGCCCACCAGGCGAGGAGCGGGATGTGACCACTGGAGTCTTCATCACCCACTGCACTCCACAGAAGAGGCAGGGCGGACATCGCACCAAGACGTTTTGCGGAAGCGAGTATCTGGGCGCGGACTTCGATGTGCTTTTCACTTTTGGCCAGGCGGACGAGGGCGTCCGCACTCCGCCTTTGCTCGCCGATGATCTTCACGGCCCAGCGGCGCACGTAAGGATCGGCAGCGCCTAACAATGAATCCACCAAAGCATCATCCGCTGCACCCAGCATGTCCAACGTCCACAAAGCGTCGAGAGCGTGGGCATCGCTGCTTTGGGCGAGCGCGAGAAGAGGCTCCTTGAGATCACTGAGGCCGCGCCAGCCAATCTCAAGAGCGGCCTGTTTGCGGAACCATTCGTTGGTGTGGCTGAGGTAACTGAGCAGTTCCTCGGAAGAAGCTTTGCCAAGGTCGAATGGCTTGAGTTTGGGTGCTCCAGAAGCAGGGCGTACGCGGTAGATACGTCCACTGGTCTTGTGCCAGTCATCCACTGGGCTGACGTGGCTGAGGCGGGTATCATACCAGTCGGCCATGTAGAATCCGCCATCGGGACCGACACCGGCCCAGACGGGACGGAACCAGCGGTCGGGGGCACTCATGAGGTTTTCCTCATCCTTGGTACGGAAAGTGGAGCCTTCAGGAATGAGCTTGCTGACATACACCACATTGGCGAGAGAATTGGGGGCGATGATTTTGCCCTCATAGGCACTGCCAAGCAGTCCGCCTTCATAAATGGTATAGGCCTGTGGGAAACGTTTGTTATCCCCTTCATGGTTCATGTGCTCGAACCAACCAAAGGCATAAGGGTTAGTCAGGGGGCCATGTTTACCCCAGCCTTTGATGCCATAGCTGCCCTGCTCATAGTGCATGCCGCGGGTATTGCCGTTATTGGTGCCGGAGAAGACGCGGCCCTTGCTGTCCATATCCAGACTGAAGGTATTGCCACCGCCTTCGGCATAGATTTCGAAGAGCTTGGTTTTCGGCTGATAGCGCCAGATGCACTGGCCTTCCCAGCGGATGTTTTTACTGTTGGCGCTGCTGACATTGCCTGTGGTGGTGCTGCCGTTGGCCCCATAAAGCCAGCCATCCATGCCCCACATAAGGCTGGTGGCCACCGCGTGGGTATCCTCCAAACCAAAGCCACTGAGTTCCACTTCTGGGTCACCCTCAGGCATGCCGTCCTGATCGGCATCGGCATAGCTGAGCAGGTAAGGCGGATTGAGCACCCAAATGCGGCCCATCCCTGTGAGGGCGGCACTGGCGATGTTCAGGCCGGTGATCACGTCCGTATGCTTGTCGAAAGAACCGTCGCCATCGGTGTCTTCGAAGACCGTGATCTTGTCAGCACCTTTTTCTCCACGCGGGGGTGGCTGGGGGATCTTGTCAAATTTGGCGCGCAGGTGCTGATCGTAACTGACGATTTTTAACCCGGCTGGAAATTGATACTGTCGATACTGCGTGACCCACATGCGGCCTTTGGAGTCCCAGCTTACATAAAGCGGCTGCTCCACGGAGGGTTCTGCGGCCATGAGATCCACAGCGACATCACTGCGCTTGGTGAAAAGTTTGACAGCCTCCAGAGGTGGGGTGGGTGGGGTGTCATCGGCCATGACACCGCGACCGGCGCGAGTCTCCATGATCTTTTTGACCTCTTCATTGCCAGCGACTGCCTCTGGGGTCTGGGCGTGGAGGGGCAGCGATAAGCCGAGCAAGGCGGGGAGAAGAATACGGGCGGTGGTCATTGAAGATAGAACAGAGGATGAGGTGAGCTTTCCGGCGGGCTTATTATGTGAGGTGGTATTCCTGTGACTCTTGAAGGGGGAGATGGAAGGAAGGGCCCTCAAGTTTGATATTTTGGCCGGGGAGGCTTTAAGACCGAAGCATGGCAGTTGGAGAGAGTAAGCGGGCAAGGGGGCTGCGGAGGCTATAGATGCTGCACTCGGAGAGTGCAGGGTACTGTACTTTATTCGCGGGAGCCGGGGGTGATTTTGAGGACTTGTTCTTTGCCGTCGCGGATGATGGTGATGGTGGTCTCGGCACCGATTTTTAGCTCGCCCATGAGGGAGGTGTAGTCATAGATGTTGAGGACGTCCTTGCCGGAAAGCTTGATGATGATGTCGCCGCCTTTGACGCCGGCTTTGCCAGCGGGGCCGATGGGGGAGACGCCGCTGAGTTTCACGCCTTTGGTATCGCCCTGGGCATAATCAGGGATAGTGCCGAGGTAGGCGCGGAGGCCGCCACGGCTGTCCTTGTTCTTCGGGGCCTCCATGGCGACGAAGTCGGGGTTGGTATCGGCGGTGGCGATGCCGCGTGAGATGAGGCCCATGAGGCGGGTGATCTTGGCGGCGTTTTCATAATCAATCTTGTCAGCGGTATCGCTGGGCTTGTGGTAGTCCTCATGGCTGCCAGTGAAGGCATTCAATGTGGGGATGCCACGTTGATAAAAGATGGTGCTGTCCGTGGGCAGGTAGGCATCGGTCTGGGTGGTGATGGGGAGGCCAATGGGGGCATTGCGTTTTTCGATTTCCTTGGGCCACCAGGTGCTGGAGCCGACACCCTGGAGGACGAGGGTCTTTTGGAAACGGCCGATCATGTCCATGTTCAGGCAGGCAGCAAACATGCCCGTCAGCTTGCCATTGGGATCACCCTTGAACATTTTGGCCAGGACCTCGACATAATGACTGCTGCCTAACAAACCGAGTTCTTCACCGGACCAGGCGGCAAAGATGACATCGCGGGTGAGTTTGATCTTCCCCTGCTTCTTCTGATCTGCGAGCCATTGGGCGATCTCGATGACACCGGCGACACCGCTGGCGTTGTCATCGGCACCGTGGTGGATCATGTTGGCTTCATCCCCTTTGGCGCGGGAGTTATTGCCACCCTTGCTGCCGAGGTGGTCAATGTGGGCGCAGACGATGAGCGGGGCGACATGGGGATCTGGCTTATCGCGAGCGGGCAGGACGGCGATGACGTTGCGGCCGATTTTCTTTTCTTGCCGGATGTCAATTTGGGCACTGAGCTTGAGCCCCTGGCAGTCAATGCCGCCCATGAGGTCGCCAGTGTCCAGTTTGTCCTGGAGTTCTTTGAGGGTCTTGCCTGCGGGTTTGAGCAGGTCATCGGCAACGGCATCGGTGACACTGATGGCGGCGAGGCCAGAGCTGGCGAGAGAGGCATCAAAAGACATGGGGACAAGCTGGCCGACCACCTTGCTGTTAGGCCCGCTGGCGATGATGAGGCCGCGTGCGCCTTTCTGGCGGGCGACGAGGGCCTTGTGCCGGAGGCTGGCGTAACGGGTGAGCTCATTGCGGCGCTCCTGGGTAATGCCTTCCGGCAGATAGCGGAGGACGAGCACCCATTTGTCCTTCACGTCCAGATGGGCATAGCTACTGTAGGTTTCCATCTTCTTGCCATCCTCGCTGGTGGCCTCCTCTGGCGTTTCAATGCCGTAACCGGCGAAGACAATGTCGCTGGGGGTGACCTCGCCTAACTCAGAGAATGACAGGGGACGCCAGTCTTTATCCGTGACGAGACTTTTGCCTGCGGGTGCGAGGGTAAGGCGGTTGCCATCGCCAAGGGCTACACCGGCCGTGAATTCGAAGGGATCGAACCACTCTTCATCGCCATAAGGAACGAGGCCGATGCCTTTGAACACATCCGCCACGTACTGGGTGGCCAGTTTTTCCCCCGGTGTGCCGGTGAGGCGGCCATCCATTTCATCACTGGCCAGATAGGTGACGTGCTGGCGAAGGTCGGCAGGGGTGATGTCTCCCTGAGTGGCCGAGAAATCTGGCTGGGTGGCAGGCGTGGCCGCTTGGACTGGGGTGGTAATTTCGGAGAGACCGAGGGATTTTAATGCGGCTTCATGATTCCAGTCGGCCATGAAAATCTGGCTTTGTCCATTGCTGGTGCGACCGGTGGTCCAGGAGAGTTTTTTGCCATCGGGGGTGAATACGGGAAGGCCGTCAAATCCGTCCGTGGTGGTGATGCGGACAGGCTCGTGCTTACTAGCGGCATCGACAATGTAGAGTTCGAAATTGGCGAAGCCGTTGAGGTTGGTGGTGAAGATGAGGTATTCACCACTGGGATGAAAATAGGGTGCCCAGCTCATGGCACCGAGCTTGGTGAGCTGGCGCGGGTCGCTGCCATCGGTATTCATGGTCCAGACTTCAGCGACATCGCCTTTCGGCGTAAACCGCCGCCAGCAGATGCGTTTGCCATCCGCACTGAAAAAGCAGCCGCCATCATAACCAGGGGCATCGGTCAGTTGCTTCACATTCTGGCCATCGGCATCGGCAATGTAGATGTCCATGAAGTACTGCTTGTCCACCTTGAGCCGCGCGGTGTCTTCTTTGGAAAGTTCCTTTTCATAGGCAGCGCGATTGCTGGCAAAGATCATCTGGCGGCCATCGGGGGAGTAGGCGCCTTCGGCATCGTAGCCGAGTGTGTTTGTGAGGTTTTTGAGGCTTTTATCAGCCAAGGTGTATTCCCAGAGGTCGTAATGCTCATCGTAGTCCCAGGAGTATTTGCGCACGCGGCTGGTGGCACGGTCCTTGATTTCGGCGTCTTGAAGTTCCTTGGACTTAGGATCGGTGTGGGTACTGGCGAAGAGGATGCGTTTTCCATCGGGATGGATCCAGGCGCAGGTGGTCTTGCCCATGCCGGGGGAGATGCGCTCCTGGTCGCCTGTCTCGAGGTCCATGAGGTAGATCTGATAGAAGGGGTTTCCTTCCTCACGCTCAGACTGGAAGACCATCTTGCTGCCATCGGCGCTGAAGTAACCTTCCCCTGCCCTGCGGCCATCGAAGGTGAGCTGGCGGATGCTGGTAAGATAATCCGCCTCCGTCTGGGCGAAGGCGGTGGAGAGGGTCAGGCAGAGAAGGACGAGCAAGCGCATGATGTGAGGATTAGAACATACGCAACACGCGGCCTATTGCAGTCAACGGAAGGAGGGACAGATGGGGAAATGGGGAGAAATTGCAAAATTTCCCCATGTGGGGATTTTGGCGGGTAATAGCCTGATTATCAATGAGTTGTCGATGGGGATGGATTTCCCCATGGTTTCCCCAGACTTCCCCATGGGGGAAAGGGTGGGGCGGGCGGGGGCTTTGAATTTGGACAGAATTGCAGGATTGGCAGGATTTACAGGAAGGAGGTTAATTATGTTTTATGATGTTTTTGGATGATTGCGTAAGGGTGGAGACGCCGAGTTTTGAGGGGAGTTAAACTTAACACGTTAGACGGAAATGAAAAGGCGCTGTAGAGGGTAAGTGATGTATGCCGACGAGTCGTCGGCGCTCCATGGTTATGGGGGCGAACGAGGGCTGGAGAACGGTTCCTTACGAGACGCGGGAACTGCACGCGGGACAGGCGTTTACGCGCCAGGACAGAAGGGCAGGCAAGAGTGCCCACCGTACTAGGGGAGCGGCATCTCTTGCTTGGAGAATCGCTGGCGGATGCGGTCCACGGTCCAGACGGTGGCGAGGGCGATGAGGATGCCGAGGGCGGCGGAGGGCGGTATATCGCTGGGCCAGTGGGCGGCGACATAGAGACGGGAATACGCCACCGAGGCGGCAAGGCCATACATGAGAAGACCCCAGCGGCGATGAAAGAGGGCGATCACGGTGGCGAGGGCAAACATATTCACCGTGTGACTGCTGGGGAACGATTTTCCGCGAGTCTCTCGGCGGGGCTTGCTGGGGGACTGGACGGGGGTGGTGAAAAGGCGCAGAAAATCAGGCTTCCCGGGACCGAGGTCACGGACGATGAGGCCGGACATGGCATCCCGAGGGCGAACGCGACCCACAGTTTTTTTGAGCGTATTGGAGACGATGCCATCCCCGATGCCCACAGCGAGGCCGATGCAAAGGAGCATGAGACGCCCCTGCCTACCCCCGCGCCACGCGACGAGAATCACCACCAGAGCCAGGAGGGGAACCCAGGCATTGATGGCGGAAATGGCGGGCATTAACCAATCCAGGACGGGGTGGGTCCAGTGAAGGTTGATGCGCTGAAGGAGATGGAGGTCCCAGGGCATGGGGAGGGTGGGCGGTGACTAGTGCTCAGTGCTCAGTGCTCAGTGCTTTGGGCTTTGGGGTGCCGGGTTTTTCCCAAGAGAGGAGTTTGTGGCCGAGGAAGACATCGAAGATGCGGGTGTTGCCCTCGCCCAATTTTACTTCGACACGCCCTAGGCTTTCGATTTTTTCAAATCGCTGGGTGAGGGGGGCAAAAAGAGGTCTGGGTTCGGCATTGCCATTTTTGAAGATGAGGGCGTCATCGCCAATGCGTTCCTCGGGACCGGGCCAGACTTCGTATTGGGAGAGGACACGCCCGGAACGCTCCCAGCGATATGTGCGAGGATGCTGGGGCATGGTGAAGGCGAGTTGGGCGGCATCGTAGCGGTAACCGGTGGCCAGGACGAAAGTATTCTCCGGACGCGGGACGCGGTCCAGGAACTGGCCGGCCTGGATGCCCGTTTCGGCCCAGCCACGCATTTCATTGAGCTTTTTATGGCCTTTGAGATCTGTGAAGAAGACGATGAGGAGAACGAGATGAGCGAGCGCGACGATGGTGGCACCGACACGCAGCGACCAAGTTTTCCAAAAAGGCCGAGCGACAAAGGGGAGCTGGCCAGTGAACCAGGCGGCGAGGAGGATGAAGGCGGGAACGTAAAAGACGGCGGGCCAATTTGGATTGATCTTTTGACGAAGGGAGAGGGAAAAAAAGCCGAGAAGCGCGGGCGCAGAGAAACGGATGAGGTAGTGGGCGCGGCGGTCCATGCGAGACCAGTGTTTGACGCTATAGAACAAGACGACCAGAAGAGCCGCATAGGTGATGGGGGAATAGACGAGGGCCTGGACGGCCGGAAACTCGAGGGTGCGTGAAAGCCACTTTGAGAAGCTGAGGCTCTTAGTCTCGAAATGATGTTTGGTATGCTCCAGGGTGATCCATTCATGCTGGGTATTCCACCAGAGGACGGGAGTGATGAAGGCGGTGCCGATGAGCATGGAGGCCCAAAAGGGGACATTGCGGAGGAGGTGCCGATCCGGTTTAGAAGTCAGGACAAAGGCGATCATGAGGCCGGGAAAGGCGAGCATCATCTGCTTACTCAAGGTGCCGAGGCCAATGGTGAGGGCGAGGGCGGCCCAGCGCCAGAGGCAGGTGGGCTTGTCCAAAGCGAACCAGAAAAGCAGCAGGGCCAGGGACCAGCATAGCAACAGGGGAGCATCAATGGTAAAAAAGAGATTCAGCCCTGTATTCGCAGGGGTGAGAAGGATAAGCAGAGCCGCCAGGAAGGCGGTGGCAGCACCAAAAAGACGACGAGCCAGGGCGAAAAGAACGGCCAAGGTGGCGGTGCCGAAGATGAGCGGGGCGAGACGGATGCCCCACTCCGCATTTCCCGTGAGCCAGCCAACGAGGCCCATGAGCCAGCCAATCATGGGCGGCTTGCTAAAGTATCCCCAATCTGGACGGCGGCCCCAGTCCCAATAATAGGCTTCATCCCCTGCCAGATCCATATTGGCGGTAAAAAGCAGCATGAAACCGAGGCGAAAAACGAAGACGCCCGCGAGCAGCCAGGCAAAACGGCGGACCCAGAGTGAGTCTGAAGGGGAGGTGGTCAAAGAGGTCAAGGTGTCAGGCTAGACGGGGAATGGGCGCTGGCAAGATGTGGCATGTTGCAGACCCGATGAATTTCCATGCAAAAGTGCAACGTTGGCCCTACCTATGCGGTCTGTACATTCATCATGCCAACCACCCCTGATGCATCCCCCCTCGCCGGGAACCTGCTGCTGGCTGTGCCATCCATGCGGGACCCGAATTTCAAACGCACCGTCATTTTTGTGGCGGCACACAACCAGGAGGACGGGGCCTTCGGATATGTACTGAACCGTCCGCTGGACCAACGGGTGGCAGACCTGCTGCCGGACCAGGACCTGGGCGCGCTGGGACAGGTGCCGGTGTACATCGGCGGGCCGGTGGCGACGGACAAGCTGGCCTTTGCCTCCCTGCACTGGAACCGGAAAAAGAGTACGCTGCGCTGCCAGACCCACCTTTCCGTGGCTGATGCGATGCATGAGCTGAGCATGGGGCATGAGGTGCGTGGCTTTGTGGGCTACTCCGGCTGGACAGGCGGGCAGATCGAGGGGGAGATCCAGCGGAAATCCTGGATCATCGCACCCGCGCCGAAGGTGATTTTGACACTGGAACAACCGACGACGCTGTGGAGCGCTGTTTTGGATGAGATGGGGCCCATTTTCCAACTGATGGCGAATACGCCGGAACGGGTGGATTTGAGCTGAGAGAGGAGATGCTGGAGGAGTTTTGGGGTCCCTATTTGTGTGCGACTGGGACATCGTGGGAAGGATGAGCCGCCTGAAGGCGGGACTACAAAACGAGGCTGCTATTCTTGGGCGAATAGGAGGCGGAGGCTGTTCAGACAGACGACGACGGTGCTGCCTTCGTGAGTGAGAACGCCGAGGGTGAGCGGGACGATGCCGAAGAGTGAGGCGATGGCCATGATGATGACGGAGCCGAGGGAGATG is a genomic window containing:
- a CDS encoding SCO family protein, producing MSDQHTDPKPNLTPWAIWIPIIIAVLGVVVFYNYLLAMQQQAASEEKDRPAILGRLERDLELTERTGKKVHLDDLRGKIILASWVYTRCPRGCAGVIAKLKKLQEEYRGNPDIHFVSFTLDPEDTPEMMKLFASGIDVKDTDPWWFVQGDKEEVRRYMTQYLKFRPVQDLPEKDRLSPADKYIHDLRVALVDHKGHLRGTLYDLMNADPQFAEHFDAQLRKDLDFILKEKQKEVKEAL
- a CDS encoding tetratricopeptide repeat protein produces the protein MSDSDFSSASTHFARGRLLQTQHRLQDAIQSYKQALELDPEHTPSYVMLALCWLNDESTSANAVDAAERAVGLEPEDAFARGVLALTLNAKAKDGQTAMIKDALKHAEEAVGLDPDSDFAHAVTGRLHLRLRDYAKAEESARKALELDTESTMAAEVLSAALLMQKKDGDHKSLIEYQLQRDPNDDSAHTSAGWQALAEGDHKRANHHFMEALRLSPNSESARVGLVESFRARSAIYRLQLRFSHWMSQFTEGRQNMIMIGGFVAYRVVSTLLKGVSPLLSSLVIGAWLVFALWSHLARGFGSFFIVLDRFARQALRPREYWEGVVVGGLIFASLGSVIIGYALGVAESGYAALVFLLAAVANAAAFTNNHHLGRHVYAVAAGIAGFGALYVGTAIFSGINLPFAAELGVVALLTGVVISWLRPFRVLYA
- a CDS encoding DUF7133 domain-containing protein; the protein is MTTARILLPALLGLSLPLHAQTPEAVAGNEEVKKIMETRAGRGVMADDTPPTPPLEAVKLFTKRSDVAVDLMAAEPSVEQPLYVSWDSKGRMWVTQYRQYQFPAGLKIVSYDQHLRAKFDKIPQPPPRGEKGADKITVFEDTDGDGSFDKHTDVITGLNIASAALTGMGRIWVLNPPYLLSYADADQDGMPEGDPEVELSGFGLEDTHAVATSLMWGMDGWLYGANGSTTTGNVSSANSKNIRWEGQCIWRYQPKTKLFEIYAEGGGNTFSLDMDSKGRVFSGTNNGNTRGMHYEQGSYGIKGWGKHGPLTNPYAFGWFEHMNHEGDNKRFPQAYTIYEGGLLGSAYEGKIIAPNSLANVVYVSKLIPEGSTFRTKDEENLMSAPDRWFRPVWAGVGPDGGFYMADWYDTRLSHVSPVDDWHKTSGRIYRVRPASGAPKLKPFDLGKASSEELLSYLSHTNEWFRKQAALEIGWRGLSDLKEPLLALAQSSDAHALDALWTLDMLGAADDALVDSLLGAADPYVRRWAVKIIGEQRRSADALVRLAKSEKHIEVRAQILASAKRLGAMSALPLLWSAVGDEDSSGHIPLLAWWALESKAEKERASVFAFFKSDPAFLKTTVFRDHLARKLAQRYATAGGTENFESCADLLSLATDADTRANVIAGIAAAFEGAEMPPLPDTLSNALKDYLLKQSGGDLTLALRTGSKEALKQSLKVLGDAKASNAQRIAIAKTLAELGKPDAIAPMVAILKNKANTPSLKRGILQAAAKYDDKRLPETLLTGYETYIAGDKALREDALRVLAGRKEWALLLVSFVNEWKVPAKHFSIDTVRQLSLYKDPEIDAAIENHWKGLLVTGPTEAKSQEMARIKAVIKTGLGDADKGKLQFAGRCAICHKLFGEGNIIGPELTGYDRTNADFWLDNIFNPSLEIREGFGNYIVKLKNGQMLTGIMDAQDASGIVLKDIAGNKIPVKQAEIEKLEASPISLMPEALTTGMTDADLKDFFAYLMKL
- a CDS encoding ATP-binding protein; its protein translation is MAQNLDALRLALQHSPDNVPLLLLYAAGCMEEMMHDEAEQAYTTALKSDASHPEARAGLAQVAFLQGRLSEAAVRAEQLISEKPDYAPGYLLLARILVTEGDMSRARSLYDKALSLNKSLSDPGLEKALQNIKPNDDETGGRKRAGVTSNGSFIEAPEEQEDDDGHPRGGAAFDLGLADFEKPKLNFSNVGGMDALKEEIRMKIIYPLQHADLFKAYDKKVGGGVLLYGPPGVGKTLISKATAGEIKANFIALGLHQILDMWIGNSEKNMHEVFELARQNAPCVLFFDEVDALAADRRDLRQSAGRNLINQFLSEMDGAESQNDGVLILGATNAPWHIDPAFRRPGRFDRTLFVPPPDEAGRAAIIDVMAQKKPIGELDPRALAKKTPDFSGADLKAVFDIATEDVLTEAMRNGKVVPLTTKDLIKAAGRHKPTTKAWFESAKNYAMYSNQSGFYDDVLKYLGLIKR
- a CDS encoding DUF420 domain-containing protein, with translation MTVYDLPKLYTIFNACALLHIILGLVLIKMSRQKGHIVCMTIALLFSTAFLGCYLYYHYTVGHVQFAGTGLSRPIYFTILFTHIPLAVVNVVLIIMTVIPALRRRFDKHRRMAKYSVPIWLYVSVTGIIIYLMCYVWYGPPIRS